The following proteins come from a genomic window of Canis aureus isolate CA01 chromosome 3, VMU_Caureus_v.1.0, whole genome shotgun sequence:
- the ELMO3 gene encoding engulfment and cell motility protein 3 isoform X2: MAPPRNVVKIAVQKPDAIPQLIRLDQAKPLAAVVKEVCDAWSLSHSERYALQFADGHRRYITENNRTEIKNGSILCLSTAPDLEAERLLSGLQSGSRERRRETLQHLVLLAPDVTFAQEVISRDGLQRLGTIIEDGDDLGEVLTLTLRAFLELMEHGMVSWETLSIPFIRKVVSYVNMNLMDASVQPLALRLLESVTLSSPALGQLVKSEVPLDRLLVHLQVMNQQLQTKAMALLTALLQGASPTERKHMLDYLWQRNLRQFIYKNIIHSATPLGDEMAHHLYVLQALTLGLLEPRMRTPLDPYSPEQREQLQALRQAAFESEGESLGAGLSADRRRSLCAREFRKLGFSNSNPAQDLERVPPGLLALDNMLYFSRHAPSAYSRFVLENSSREDKHECPFARSSIQLTVLLCELLRVGEPCSETAQDFSPMFFGQDQSFHELFCVSIQLLNKTWKEMRATQEDFDKVIQVVREQLARTLALKPSSLELFRTKVNALPYGEVLRLRQTERLHQEGTLAPPILELREKLKPELMGLIRQQRLLRLYKLWFCCLSPNHKVLQYGDVEEGASPPTLESLPEQLPVADIKALLTGKDCPHVREKGSGKQNKDLYELAFSVSYDHGEEEAYLNFIAPSKREFHLWTDGLSALLGSPMGSEQTRLDLEQLLTMETKLRLLELENVPIPEQPPPIPPPPTNFNFCYDCSITEP; encoded by the exons ATGGCGCCCCCGCGGAACGTGGTGAAGATCGCGGTCCAGAAGCCTGACGCCATCCCGCAGCTCATCCGACTGGACCAG GCAAAGCCCCTGGCCGCCGTTGTGAAGGAGGTGTGCGACGC GTGGAGCTTGAGTCACTCGGAACGCTATGCCTTGCAGTTTGCTGATGGGCATAGGAGATACATCACTGAGAAC AACCGCACAGAGATCAAGAATGGCAGCATCCTGTGCCTCAGCACTGCCCCA GACCTTGAGGCTGAGCGGCTGTTGAGTGGGCTGCAGAGTGGGAGTCGTGAAAGGCGTCGGGAAACTCTGCAGCACCTTGTCTTGCTGGCCCCAGATGTGACCTTTGCCCAGGAGGTCATCAGCCGTGATGGGCTTCAGAGACTAGGCACTATCATCGAGGATGGGGATGA CTTAGGGGAGGTGCTGACCCTCACGCTGAGGGCCTTCTTGGAGCTCATGGAACATGGCATGGTGTCCTGGGAGACGCTCAGCATCCCCTTTATTAGGAAG GTGGTGTCCTATGTGAACATGAACCTGATGGATGCATCTGTGCAGCCTCTGGCCCTCAGGCTGCTAGAGAGTGTGACCTTgagcagccctgccctgggccagctGGTCAAGAGTGAGGTGCCACTGGATAGGCTGCTGGTGCACCTACAGGT GATGAACCAGCAGCTACAGACCAAGGCTATGGCATTGCTGACAGCCTTGCTACAGGGGGCCAGCCCCACTGAACGTAAG CACATGCTTGACTACCTGTGGCAGAGAAACCTCCGCCAGTTCATCTATAAG aatatcatccACAGCGCAACACCACTGGGTGACGAGATGGCTCACCATTTGTATGTACTTCAGGCCCTTACATTGGGGCTGCTGGAGCCACGCATGCGGACGCCACTGGACCCCTACAGCCCA GAACAGCGGGAGCAGCTGCAGGCCCTCCGCCAGGCTGCCTTTGAGTCGGAGGGGGAATCGCTGGGTGCTGGGCTAAGTGCCGACCGTCGCCGTTCCCTCTGTGCCCGCGAGTTCCGAAAACTGGGCTTTTCC AACAGCAACCCCGCGCAGGATTTAGAGCGCGTGCCCCCTGGCCTGCTGGCCCTGGACAACATGCTCTACTTCTCTAGACACGCACCTAGTGCCTACAGCCGG TTTGTGTTGGAGAACAGCAGCCGTGAGGACAAGCACGAGTGCCCCTTTGCCCGGAGCAGCATCCAGCTAACTGTGCTGCTGTGTGAGCTGCTCCGCGTCGGGGAGCCCT GCTCCGAAACAGCCCAGGACTTTTCACCCATGTTCTTTGGCCAAGACCAGAGTTTCCATGAGCTCTTCTGTGTGAGCATCCAGCTGTTGAATAAGACCTGGAAGGAGATGCGAGCCACCCAGGAGGATTTTGACAAG GTCATACAAGTGGTGCGGGAGCAGCTGGCCCGCACTCTGGCCCTGAAGCCCAGCTCCCTGGAGCTTTTCCGAACCAAGGTGAATGCACTCCCCTATGGGGAGGTGCTGCGGCTGAGGCAGACAGAGCGGCTCCATCAGGAAGGCACGCTGGCCCCTCCCATACT GGAGCTACGGGAGAAGCTGAAGCCAGAGCTCATGGGCCTGATCCGCCAGCAGCGTTTGCTCCGCCTCT ACAAACTGTGGTTCTGCTGCCTGTCCCCCAACCACAAGGTGCTGCAGTATGGGGATGTGGAGGAGGGTGCCAGCCCGCCCACCCTGGAGAGCCTGCCTGAGCAGC TCCCTGTGGCCGATATCAAGGCACTGCTAACAGGGAAAGACTGTCCCCATGTCCGGGAGAAGGGCTCAGGGAAACAGAACAAG GATCTCTATGAGTTAGCCTTCTCAGTCAGCTATGACCACGGGGAGGAGGAGGCATACCTCAACTTCATCGCCCCATCCAAACGGGAG TTCCACCTGTGGACAGATGGGCTGAGTGCCCTGCTAGGCAGTCCCATGGGCAGCGAGCAGACTCGGCTGGACCTGGAACAGCTGCTGACAATGGAAACCAAACTGCGGTTGTTGGAGCTGGAGAACGTGCCCATTCCCGAACAGCCAcctcccatccctccaccccccaccaatTTCAACTTTTGCTACGACTGCAGCATCACGGAACCCTGA
- the ELMO3 gene encoding engulfment and cell motility protein 3 isoform X1 yields the protein MAPPRNVVKIAVQKPDAIPQLIRLDQAKPLAAVVKEVCDAWSLSHSERYALQFADGHRRYITENNRTEIKNGSILCLSTAPDLEAERLLSGLQSGSRERRRETLQHLVLLAPDVTFAQEVISRDGLQRLGTIIEDGDDLGEVLTLTLRAFLELMEHGMVSWETLSIPFIRKVVSYVNMNLMDASVQPLALRLLESVTLSSPALGQLVKSEVPLDRLLVHLQVMNQQLQTKAMALLTALLQGASPTERKHMLDYLWQRNLRQFIYKNIIHSATPLGDEMAHHLYVLQALTLGLLEPRMRTPLDPYSPEQREQLQALRQAAFESEGESLGAGLSADRRRSLCAREFRKLGFSNSNPAQDLERVPPGLLALDNMLYFSRHAPSAYSRFVLENSSREDKHECPFARSSIQLTVLLCELLRVGEPCSETAQDFSPMFFGQDQSFHELFCVSIQLLNKTWKEMRATQEDFDKVIQVVREQLARTLALKPSSLELFRTKVNALPYGEVLRLRQTERLHQEGTLAPPILELREKLKPELMGLIRQQRLLRLCEGTLFRKISSRRRQDKLWFCCLSPNHKVLQYGDVEEGASPPTLESLPEQLPVADIKALLTGKDCPHVREKGSGKQNKDLYELAFSVSYDHGEEEAYLNFIAPSKREFHLWTDGLSALLGSPMGSEQTRLDLEQLLTMETKLRLLELENVPIPEQPPPIPPPPTNFNFCYDCSITEP from the exons ATGGCGCCCCCGCGGAACGTGGTGAAGATCGCGGTCCAGAAGCCTGACGCCATCCCGCAGCTCATCCGACTGGACCAG GCAAAGCCCCTGGCCGCCGTTGTGAAGGAGGTGTGCGACGC GTGGAGCTTGAGTCACTCGGAACGCTATGCCTTGCAGTTTGCTGATGGGCATAGGAGATACATCACTGAGAAC AACCGCACAGAGATCAAGAATGGCAGCATCCTGTGCCTCAGCACTGCCCCA GACCTTGAGGCTGAGCGGCTGTTGAGTGGGCTGCAGAGTGGGAGTCGTGAAAGGCGTCGGGAAACTCTGCAGCACCTTGTCTTGCTGGCCCCAGATGTGACCTTTGCCCAGGAGGTCATCAGCCGTGATGGGCTTCAGAGACTAGGCACTATCATCGAGGATGGGGATGA CTTAGGGGAGGTGCTGACCCTCACGCTGAGGGCCTTCTTGGAGCTCATGGAACATGGCATGGTGTCCTGGGAGACGCTCAGCATCCCCTTTATTAGGAAG GTGGTGTCCTATGTGAACATGAACCTGATGGATGCATCTGTGCAGCCTCTGGCCCTCAGGCTGCTAGAGAGTGTGACCTTgagcagccctgccctgggccagctGGTCAAGAGTGAGGTGCCACTGGATAGGCTGCTGGTGCACCTACAGGT GATGAACCAGCAGCTACAGACCAAGGCTATGGCATTGCTGACAGCCTTGCTACAGGGGGCCAGCCCCACTGAACGTAAG CACATGCTTGACTACCTGTGGCAGAGAAACCTCCGCCAGTTCATCTATAAG aatatcatccACAGCGCAACACCACTGGGTGACGAGATGGCTCACCATTTGTATGTACTTCAGGCCCTTACATTGGGGCTGCTGGAGCCACGCATGCGGACGCCACTGGACCCCTACAGCCCA GAACAGCGGGAGCAGCTGCAGGCCCTCCGCCAGGCTGCCTTTGAGTCGGAGGGGGAATCGCTGGGTGCTGGGCTAAGTGCCGACCGTCGCCGTTCCCTCTGTGCCCGCGAGTTCCGAAAACTGGGCTTTTCC AACAGCAACCCCGCGCAGGATTTAGAGCGCGTGCCCCCTGGCCTGCTGGCCCTGGACAACATGCTCTACTTCTCTAGACACGCACCTAGTGCCTACAGCCGG TTTGTGTTGGAGAACAGCAGCCGTGAGGACAAGCACGAGTGCCCCTTTGCCCGGAGCAGCATCCAGCTAACTGTGCTGCTGTGTGAGCTGCTCCGCGTCGGGGAGCCCT GCTCCGAAACAGCCCAGGACTTTTCACCCATGTTCTTTGGCCAAGACCAGAGTTTCCATGAGCTCTTCTGTGTGAGCATCCAGCTGTTGAATAAGACCTGGAAGGAGATGCGAGCCACCCAGGAGGATTTTGACAAG GTCATACAAGTGGTGCGGGAGCAGCTGGCCCGCACTCTGGCCCTGAAGCCCAGCTCCCTGGAGCTTTTCCGAACCAAGGTGAATGCACTCCCCTATGGGGAGGTGCTGCGGCTGAGGCAGACAGAGCGGCTCCATCAGGAAGGCACGCTGGCCCCTCCCATACT GGAGCTACGGGAGAAGCTGAAGCCAGAGCTCATGGGCCTGATCCGCCAGCAGCGTTTGCTCCGCCTCTGTGAGGGGACACTCTTCCGCAAGATCAGCAGCCGGAGGCGCCAGG ACAAACTGTGGTTCTGCTGCCTGTCCCCCAACCACAAGGTGCTGCAGTATGGGGATGTGGAGGAGGGTGCCAGCCCGCCCACCCTGGAGAGCCTGCCTGAGCAGC TCCCTGTGGCCGATATCAAGGCACTGCTAACAGGGAAAGACTGTCCCCATGTCCGGGAGAAGGGCTCAGGGAAACAGAACAAG GATCTCTATGAGTTAGCCTTCTCAGTCAGCTATGACCACGGGGAGGAGGAGGCATACCTCAACTTCATCGCCCCATCCAAACGGGAG TTCCACCTGTGGACAGATGGGCTGAGTGCCCTGCTAGGCAGTCCCATGGGCAGCGAGCAGACTCGGCTGGACCTGGAACAGCTGCTGACAATGGAAACCAAACTGCGGTTGTTGGAGCTGGAGAACGTGCCCATTCCCGAACAGCCAcctcccatccctccaccccccaccaatTTCAACTTTTGCTACGACTGCAGCATCACGGAACCCTGA
- the ELMO3 gene encoding engulfment and cell motility protein 3 isoform X3 → MAPPRNVVKIAVQKPDAIPQLIRLDQAKPLAAVVKEVCDAWSLSHSERYALQFADGHRRYITENNRTEIKNGSILCLSTAPDLEAERLLSGLQSGSRERRRETLQHLVLLAPDVTFAQEVISRDGLQRLGTIIEDGDDLGEVLTLTLRAFLELMEHGMVSWETLSIPFIRKVVSYVNMNLMDASVQPLALRLLESVTLSSPALGQLVKSEVPLDRLLVHLQVMNQQLQTKAMALLTALLQGASPTERKHMLDYLWQRNLRQFIYKNIIHSATPLGDEMAHHLYVLQALTLGLLEPRMRTPLDPYSPEQREQLQALRQAAFESEGESLGAGLSADRRRSLCAREFRKLGFSFVLENSSREDKHECPFARSSIQLTVLLCELLRVGEPCSETAQDFSPMFFGQDQSFHELFCVSIQLLNKTWKEMRATQEDFDKVIQVVREQLARTLALKPSSLELFRTKVNALPYGEVLRLRQTERLHQEGTLAPPILELREKLKPELMGLIRQQRLLRLCEGTLFRKISSRRRQDKLWFCCLSPNHKVLQYGDVEEGASPPTLESLPEQLPVADIKALLTGKDCPHVREKGSGKQNKDLYELAFSVSYDHGEEEAYLNFIAPSKREFHLWTDGLSALLGSPMGSEQTRLDLEQLLTMETKLRLLELENVPIPEQPPPIPPPPTNFNFCYDCSITEP, encoded by the exons ATGGCGCCCCCGCGGAACGTGGTGAAGATCGCGGTCCAGAAGCCTGACGCCATCCCGCAGCTCATCCGACTGGACCAG GCAAAGCCCCTGGCCGCCGTTGTGAAGGAGGTGTGCGACGC GTGGAGCTTGAGTCACTCGGAACGCTATGCCTTGCAGTTTGCTGATGGGCATAGGAGATACATCACTGAGAAC AACCGCACAGAGATCAAGAATGGCAGCATCCTGTGCCTCAGCACTGCCCCA GACCTTGAGGCTGAGCGGCTGTTGAGTGGGCTGCAGAGTGGGAGTCGTGAAAGGCGTCGGGAAACTCTGCAGCACCTTGTCTTGCTGGCCCCAGATGTGACCTTTGCCCAGGAGGTCATCAGCCGTGATGGGCTTCAGAGACTAGGCACTATCATCGAGGATGGGGATGA CTTAGGGGAGGTGCTGACCCTCACGCTGAGGGCCTTCTTGGAGCTCATGGAACATGGCATGGTGTCCTGGGAGACGCTCAGCATCCCCTTTATTAGGAAG GTGGTGTCCTATGTGAACATGAACCTGATGGATGCATCTGTGCAGCCTCTGGCCCTCAGGCTGCTAGAGAGTGTGACCTTgagcagccctgccctgggccagctGGTCAAGAGTGAGGTGCCACTGGATAGGCTGCTGGTGCACCTACAGGT GATGAACCAGCAGCTACAGACCAAGGCTATGGCATTGCTGACAGCCTTGCTACAGGGGGCCAGCCCCACTGAACGTAAG CACATGCTTGACTACCTGTGGCAGAGAAACCTCCGCCAGTTCATCTATAAG aatatcatccACAGCGCAACACCACTGGGTGACGAGATGGCTCACCATTTGTATGTACTTCAGGCCCTTACATTGGGGCTGCTGGAGCCACGCATGCGGACGCCACTGGACCCCTACAGCCCA GAACAGCGGGAGCAGCTGCAGGCCCTCCGCCAGGCTGCCTTTGAGTCGGAGGGGGAATCGCTGGGTGCTGGGCTAAGTGCCGACCGTCGCCGTTCCCTCTGTGCCCGCGAGTTCCGAAAACTGGGCTTTTCC TTTGTGTTGGAGAACAGCAGCCGTGAGGACAAGCACGAGTGCCCCTTTGCCCGGAGCAGCATCCAGCTAACTGTGCTGCTGTGTGAGCTGCTCCGCGTCGGGGAGCCCT GCTCCGAAACAGCCCAGGACTTTTCACCCATGTTCTTTGGCCAAGACCAGAGTTTCCATGAGCTCTTCTGTGTGAGCATCCAGCTGTTGAATAAGACCTGGAAGGAGATGCGAGCCACCCAGGAGGATTTTGACAAG GTCATACAAGTGGTGCGGGAGCAGCTGGCCCGCACTCTGGCCCTGAAGCCCAGCTCCCTGGAGCTTTTCCGAACCAAGGTGAATGCACTCCCCTATGGGGAGGTGCTGCGGCTGAGGCAGACAGAGCGGCTCCATCAGGAAGGCACGCTGGCCCCTCCCATACT GGAGCTACGGGAGAAGCTGAAGCCAGAGCTCATGGGCCTGATCCGCCAGCAGCGTTTGCTCCGCCTCTGTGAGGGGACACTCTTCCGCAAGATCAGCAGCCGGAGGCGCCAGG ACAAACTGTGGTTCTGCTGCCTGTCCCCCAACCACAAGGTGCTGCAGTATGGGGATGTGGAGGAGGGTGCCAGCCCGCCCACCCTGGAGAGCCTGCCTGAGCAGC TCCCTGTGGCCGATATCAAGGCACTGCTAACAGGGAAAGACTGTCCCCATGTCCGGGAGAAGGGCTCAGGGAAACAGAACAAG GATCTCTATGAGTTAGCCTTCTCAGTCAGCTATGACCACGGGGAGGAGGAGGCATACCTCAACTTCATCGCCCCATCCAAACGGGAG TTCCACCTGTGGACAGATGGGCTGAGTGCCCTGCTAGGCAGTCCCATGGGCAGCGAGCAGACTCGGCTGGACCTGGAACAGCTGCTGACAATGGAAACCAAACTGCGGTTGTTGGAGCTGGAGAACGTGCCCATTCCCGAACAGCCAcctcccatccctccaccccccaccaatTTCAACTTTTGCTACGACTGCAGCATCACGGAACCCTGA
- the ELMO3 gene encoding engulfment and cell motility protein 3 isoform X4, with protein MNLMDASVQPLALRLLESVTLSSPALGQLVKSEVPLDRLLVHLQVMNQQLQTKAMALLTALLQGASPTERKHMLDYLWQRNLRQFIYKNIIHSATPLGDEMAHHLYVLQALTLGLLEPRMRTPLDPYSPEQREQLQALRQAAFESEGESLGAGLSADRRRSLCAREFRKLGFSNSNPAQDLERVPPGLLALDNMLYFSRHAPSAYSRFVLENSSREDKHECPFARSSIQLTVLLCELLRVGEPCSETAQDFSPMFFGQDQSFHELFCVSIQLLNKTWKEMRATQEDFDKVIQVVREQLARTLALKPSSLELFRTKVNALPYGEVLRLRQTERLHQEGTLAPPILELREKLKPELMGLIRQQRLLRLCEGTLFRKISSRRRQDKLWFCCLSPNHKVLQYGDVEEGASPPTLESLPEQLPVADIKALLTGKDCPHVREKGSGKQNKDLYELAFSVSYDHGEEEAYLNFIAPSKREFHLWTDGLSALLGSPMGSEQTRLDLEQLLTMETKLRLLELENVPIPEQPPPIPPPPTNFNFCYDCSITEP; from the exons ATGAACCTGATGGATGCATCTGTGCAGCCTCTGGCCCTCAGGCTGCTAGAGAGTGTGACCTTgagcagccctgccctgggccagctGGTCAAGAGTGAGGTGCCACTGGATAGGCTGCTGGTGCACCTACAGGT GATGAACCAGCAGCTACAGACCAAGGCTATGGCATTGCTGACAGCCTTGCTACAGGGGGCCAGCCCCACTGAACGTAAG CACATGCTTGACTACCTGTGGCAGAGAAACCTCCGCCAGTTCATCTATAAG aatatcatccACAGCGCAACACCACTGGGTGACGAGATGGCTCACCATTTGTATGTACTTCAGGCCCTTACATTGGGGCTGCTGGAGCCACGCATGCGGACGCCACTGGACCCCTACAGCCCA GAACAGCGGGAGCAGCTGCAGGCCCTCCGCCAGGCTGCCTTTGAGTCGGAGGGGGAATCGCTGGGTGCTGGGCTAAGTGCCGACCGTCGCCGTTCCCTCTGTGCCCGCGAGTTCCGAAAACTGGGCTTTTCC AACAGCAACCCCGCGCAGGATTTAGAGCGCGTGCCCCCTGGCCTGCTGGCCCTGGACAACATGCTCTACTTCTCTAGACACGCACCTAGTGCCTACAGCCGG TTTGTGTTGGAGAACAGCAGCCGTGAGGACAAGCACGAGTGCCCCTTTGCCCGGAGCAGCATCCAGCTAACTGTGCTGCTGTGTGAGCTGCTCCGCGTCGGGGAGCCCT GCTCCGAAACAGCCCAGGACTTTTCACCCATGTTCTTTGGCCAAGACCAGAGTTTCCATGAGCTCTTCTGTGTGAGCATCCAGCTGTTGAATAAGACCTGGAAGGAGATGCGAGCCACCCAGGAGGATTTTGACAAG GTCATACAAGTGGTGCGGGAGCAGCTGGCCCGCACTCTGGCCCTGAAGCCCAGCTCCCTGGAGCTTTTCCGAACCAAGGTGAATGCACTCCCCTATGGGGAGGTGCTGCGGCTGAGGCAGACAGAGCGGCTCCATCAGGAAGGCACGCTGGCCCCTCCCATACT GGAGCTACGGGAGAAGCTGAAGCCAGAGCTCATGGGCCTGATCCGCCAGCAGCGTTTGCTCCGCCTCTGTGAGGGGACACTCTTCCGCAAGATCAGCAGCCGGAGGCGCCAGG ACAAACTGTGGTTCTGCTGCCTGTCCCCCAACCACAAGGTGCTGCAGTATGGGGATGTGGAGGAGGGTGCCAGCCCGCCCACCCTGGAGAGCCTGCCTGAGCAGC TCCCTGTGGCCGATATCAAGGCACTGCTAACAGGGAAAGACTGTCCCCATGTCCGGGAGAAGGGCTCAGGGAAACAGAACAAG GATCTCTATGAGTTAGCCTTCTCAGTCAGCTATGACCACGGGGAGGAGGAGGCATACCTCAACTTCATCGCCCCATCCAAACGGGAG TTCCACCTGTGGACAGATGGGCTGAGTGCCCTGCTAGGCAGTCCCATGGGCAGCGAGCAGACTCGGCTGGACCTGGAACAGCTGCTGACAATGGAAACCAAACTGCGGTTGTTGGAGCTGGAGAACGTGCCCATTCCCGAACAGCCAcctcccatccctccaccccccaccaatTTCAACTTTTGCTACGACTGCAGCATCACGGAACCCTGA
- the ELMO3 gene encoding engulfment and cell motility protein 3 isoform X5 encodes MLYFSRHAPSAYSRFVLENSSREDKHECPFARSSIQLTVLLCELLRVGEPCSETAQDFSPMFFGQDQSFHELFCVSIQLLNKTWKEMRATQEDFDKVIQVVREQLARTLALKPSSLELFRTKVNALPYGEVLRLRQTERLHQEGTLAPPILELREKLKPELMGLIRQQRLLRLCEGTLFRKISSRRRQDKLWFCCLSPNHKVLQYGDVEEGASPPTLESLPEQLPVADIKALLTGKDCPHVREKGSGKQNKDLYELAFSVSYDHGEEEAYLNFIAPSKREFHLWTDGLSALLGSPMGSEQTRLDLEQLLTMETKLRLLELENVPIPEQPPPIPPPPTNFNFCYDCSITEP; translated from the exons ATGCTCTACTTCTCTAGACACGCACCTAGTGCCTACAGCCGG TTTGTGTTGGAGAACAGCAGCCGTGAGGACAAGCACGAGTGCCCCTTTGCCCGGAGCAGCATCCAGCTAACTGTGCTGCTGTGTGAGCTGCTCCGCGTCGGGGAGCCCT GCTCCGAAACAGCCCAGGACTTTTCACCCATGTTCTTTGGCCAAGACCAGAGTTTCCATGAGCTCTTCTGTGTGAGCATCCAGCTGTTGAATAAGACCTGGAAGGAGATGCGAGCCACCCAGGAGGATTTTGACAAG GTCATACAAGTGGTGCGGGAGCAGCTGGCCCGCACTCTGGCCCTGAAGCCCAGCTCCCTGGAGCTTTTCCGAACCAAGGTGAATGCACTCCCCTATGGGGAGGTGCTGCGGCTGAGGCAGACAGAGCGGCTCCATCAGGAAGGCACGCTGGCCCCTCCCATACT GGAGCTACGGGAGAAGCTGAAGCCAGAGCTCATGGGCCTGATCCGCCAGCAGCGTTTGCTCCGCCTCTGTGAGGGGACACTCTTCCGCAAGATCAGCAGCCGGAGGCGCCAGG ACAAACTGTGGTTCTGCTGCCTGTCCCCCAACCACAAGGTGCTGCAGTATGGGGATGTGGAGGAGGGTGCCAGCCCGCCCACCCTGGAGAGCCTGCCTGAGCAGC TCCCTGTGGCCGATATCAAGGCACTGCTAACAGGGAAAGACTGTCCCCATGTCCGGGAGAAGGGCTCAGGGAAACAGAACAAG GATCTCTATGAGTTAGCCTTCTCAGTCAGCTATGACCACGGGGAGGAGGAGGCATACCTCAACTTCATCGCCCCATCCAAACGGGAG TTCCACCTGTGGACAGATGGGCTGAGTGCCCTGCTAGGCAGTCCCATGGGCAGCGAGCAGACTCGGCTGGACCTGGAACAGCTGCTGACAATGGAAACCAAACTGCGGTTGTTGGAGCTGGAGAACGTGCCCATTCCCGAACAGCCAcctcccatccctccaccccccaccaatTTCAACTTTTGCTACGACTGCAGCATCACGGAACCCTGA